The following are from one region of the Gryllotalpicola protaetiae genome:
- a CDS encoding glutamyl-tRNA reductase: MLFCFTSSHRTAGFDLLDRLERGADAVTDAIREQQAVTGSVVLATCNRFEAYLDVDLDRLELRDHAAAELIDLVASAAEVPTDELRDGSQLIAGDAVATHLFSVSSGLESVVVGEGEIAGQVRRAYTSARKSGAVTHDLERLFQGASRTSRGVKNSTGLMTQGRSMVRLALDLAESRFADWSQVRVLLVGTGRYAAAALAALRERGVTDAAVWSRTGRAHAFSLSHGISAVPADGLTSAVASADLVITCTVSPGLVVTREIVSAAMADAEQRLLVVDLGLPRNVDPAVAEVERVELLDLETISLHAPLEELQATDSARELVGAAAAEFAAKTAEREVEPALLALRRHVFDQLEAEVARHASRDANGDIERALRHLVGVLLHTPSVKARELARDGDAAAFVEGVTAVFGVEPTATEPATRDGSVAESNVAEQGLETA, encoded by the coding sequence ATGCTGTTCTGCTTCACCTCGAGCCACCGCACCGCGGGGTTCGACCTTCTGGATCGACTCGAGCGCGGCGCCGACGCCGTGACCGACGCGATCCGTGAACAGCAGGCAGTGACCGGCTCGGTGGTGCTCGCGACCTGCAACCGCTTCGAGGCCTACCTCGACGTCGACCTCGACCGCCTCGAGCTGCGCGACCACGCCGCCGCGGAGCTGATCGACCTCGTCGCCTCAGCCGCCGAGGTGCCGACCGACGAGTTGCGCGACGGCAGCCAGCTGATCGCGGGCGACGCGGTCGCCACCCACCTGTTCTCCGTGTCGAGCGGCCTCGAGTCCGTCGTCGTCGGCGAGGGCGAGATCGCCGGCCAAGTGCGCCGCGCCTACACGAGCGCACGCAAGTCCGGCGCTGTGACCCACGACCTCGAGCGGCTGTTCCAGGGCGCGAGCCGCACGAGCCGCGGCGTCAAGAACTCCACAGGCCTCATGACGCAGGGCCGCTCGATGGTGCGCCTCGCCCTCGACCTCGCCGAGAGCCGCTTCGCCGACTGGTCGCAGGTGCGCGTGCTGCTGGTCGGCACCGGCCGCTACGCCGCGGCGGCGCTCGCGGCGCTGCGCGAGCGCGGTGTGACGGATGCCGCGGTGTGGAGCCGCACCGGCCGCGCGCACGCCTTCTCTCTGAGCCACGGCATCTCGGCCGTGCCCGCCGACGGGCTGACCTCGGCCGTGGCATCCGCCGATCTCGTCATCACCTGCACCGTCTCGCCCGGCCTCGTCGTCACCCGCGAGATCGTGAGTGCTGCGATGGCGGATGCCGAGCAGCGGTTGCTCGTCGTCGATCTCGGCCTGCCGCGCAACGTCGATCCGGCCGTCGCCGAGGTCGAGCGCGTCGAGCTGCTCGACCTCGAGACCATCTCGCTGCACGCCCCCCTCGAAGAGCTGCAGGCGACCGACAGCGCGCGCGAGCTCGTCGGTGCCGCCGCGGCTGAGTTCGCCGCCAAGACGGCCGAGCGCGAGGTCGAACCCGCGCTGCTCGCGTTGCGCCGCCACGTCTTCGACCAGCTCGAGGCAGAGGTCGCCAGGCACGCGTCACGGGACGCGAACGGCGACATCGAGCGGGCATTGCGCCACCTCGTCGGCGTGCTGCTGCACACCCCGAGCGTCAAGGCGCGCGAGCTCGCCCGCGACGGCGACGCCGCCGCGTTCGTCGAGGGCGTCACCGCCGTGTTCGGCGTCGAGCCGACCGCGACAGAGCCTGCGACAAGAGATGGTTCCGTTGCCGAAAGCAACGTGGCGGAACAGGGCCTCGAAACGGCTTAG
- the hemE gene encoding uroporphyrinogen decarboxylase, with amino-acid sequence MSSAPASVSRLLSAYRGVRPDITPVWFMRQAGRSLPEYHEVRKGHTMLESCLEPELAAEITLQPVRRHGVDAAIFYSDIVIPLKLAGVGVEIVPGRGPVFDKPVRTAADVAALPALTIDALSPVAAGVRRTVEGLAAIGDGSTPLIGFAGAPFTLAAYLVEGGPSKEHLAARTLMHSDPDAWAALMAWAADASGLFLRAQVLAGASAAQLFDSWAGSLSLADYVAHVAPASARALSHITDLDVPRVHFGVGTGELLPAMRDVGADVVGIDWRIPLDEGIRRLGGTVPVQGNLDPALLAAPWPLLEAHVREVLRRGEAAPAHVLNLGHGVPPDTDPGVLTRIVELVHSLPARQVHGRGGVEA; translated from the coding sequence GTGAGTTCTGCGCCCGCCTCCGTCTCCCGTCTGCTGTCGGCCTATCGAGGCGTGCGCCCCGACATCACGCCCGTGTGGTTCATGCGCCAGGCGGGCCGTTCGCTGCCCGAATACCACGAGGTGCGCAAGGGCCACACGATGCTCGAGTCGTGCCTCGAGCCCGAGCTCGCGGCCGAGATCACGCTGCAGCCGGTGCGCCGCCACGGCGTCGACGCGGCCATCTTCTACAGCGACATCGTGATCCCGCTCAAGCTGGCGGGCGTCGGCGTCGAGATCGTGCCGGGGCGGGGCCCGGTGTTCGACAAGCCCGTGAGGACCGCTGCGGATGTCGCGGCCCTTCCCGCCTTGACGATCGACGCCCTCTCCCCGGTCGCCGCGGGCGTACGCCGCACCGTCGAGGGCCTCGCCGCGATCGGCGACGGCTCGACGCCGCTGATCGGCTTCGCCGGCGCCCCCTTCACCCTCGCGGCGTACCTCGTCGAGGGCGGCCCTTCGAAGGAGCACCTCGCGGCGCGCACCCTCATGCACTCCGATCCGGATGCCTGGGCGGCGCTCATGGCGTGGGCCGCTGACGCGTCCGGACTCTTCCTGCGCGCGCAGGTGCTCGCCGGCGCCTCAGCCGCCCAGCTGTTCGACTCGTGGGCCGGGTCGCTGTCGCTCGCCGACTACGTGGCCCATGTCGCGCCGGCATCAGCCCGCGCCCTGTCGCACATCACAGATCTCGACGTTCCCCGCGTGCACTTCGGCGTCGGCACCGGCGAGCTGCTGCCCGCGATGCGCGATGTCGGAGCCGACGTCGTCGGCATCGACTGGCGGATCCCGCTCGACGAGGGCATCCGCCGGCTCGGCGGCACTGTGCCCGTGCAGGGCAACCTCGACCCCGCGCTGCTCGCGGCGCCGTGGCCGCTGCTCGAGGCGCACGTCCGCGAGGTGCTGCGCCGAGGCGAGGCGGCGCCCGCGCACGTGCTGAACCTCGGGCACGGCGTGCCGCCCGACACGGACCCCGGGGTGCTCACCCGCATCGTCGAGCTGGTGCACTCGCTGCCGGCACGGCAGGTGCACGGGCGGGGCGGAGTCGAGGCATGA
- the hemG gene encoding protoporphyrinogen oxidase, whose product MSDDALSHLINDEPTRVVVIGGGMGGLAAARDLARPGFEVTLLEASDRLGGSVQRLDLTLADGEQLTVDAGAESFATRGGHVAAYLDELHLGDQVVQPNAAGAWLQLPGRAVPTPKGGLLGIPSVPLATDVIEAIGWGGALRAYLDRLIPPLKIGQERNLGRLVERRMGRAVLENLVAPVTTGVYSASPDQLDVAVVAPGLNQALTRRGSLSGAVTEVRAGGPSKAGSAVGGITGGMWRLPYTVITDARRRGADLRTGARVVGLELRDDAYLVHIAGDDEPIVADAVLVDVPSAEALPLLASVSPEIDALAHAGWPSATSVELVTLVVDAPALDSAPRGTGLLVSDRVDPAMVSAKALTHLTAKWAWVAEHLPAGRHVLRLSYGRAGTENESVAMSDAALKARATSDAAALTNIPLSESDVVGFARVQWQNAQPLAAVGQRDRLASLAAAIEKVPGLEVTGSWVAGTGLASVIPHAREAAARIRGLRWRKLTDADG is encoded by the coding sequence ATGAGCGACGACGCGCTCAGCCACCTCATCAACGACGAGCCCACGCGTGTGGTCGTCATCGGCGGCGGCATGGGCGGGCTCGCCGCGGCCCGCGACCTGGCGCGCCCCGGTTTCGAGGTGACGTTGCTCGAGGCATCCGATCGCCTCGGCGGGTCGGTGCAGCGACTCGATCTCACGCTCGCCGACGGCGAGCAGCTGACGGTGGATGCCGGAGCAGAGAGCTTCGCCACCCGCGGCGGCCACGTCGCGGCCTACCTCGACGAGCTGCATCTCGGCGACCAGGTCGTGCAGCCGAACGCGGCGGGTGCCTGGCTGCAGCTGCCGGGCAGGGCCGTGCCGACGCCCAAGGGCGGCCTGCTCGGGATCCCGTCGGTTCCGCTCGCGACCGACGTCATCGAGGCGATCGGCTGGGGCGGGGCGTTGCGCGCGTACCTCGACCGGCTGATTCCGCCTCTCAAGATCGGGCAGGAGCGCAACCTCGGCCGCCTCGTCGAGCGCCGCATGGGTCGCGCCGTGCTCGAGAACCTCGTCGCCCCGGTGACGACCGGCGTGTACTCGGCGTCCCCGGATCAGCTCGACGTCGCGGTCGTCGCGCCCGGGCTCAACCAGGCGCTGACGCGCAGGGGCTCGCTCTCCGGCGCCGTCACAGAGGTGCGCGCGGGCGGGCCGTCGAAGGCGGGCTCCGCGGTCGGCGGCATCACGGGCGGCATGTGGCGGCTTCCGTACACGGTGATCACGGATGCCCGCCGGAGAGGCGCCGACCTGCGCACGGGTGCGCGCGTGGTCGGGCTCGAACTGCGCGACGATGCCTATCTCGTGCACATCGCCGGCGACGACGAGCCGATCGTGGCCGATGCCGTTCTGGTCGACGTGCCGTCGGCCGAGGCGCTGCCGCTGCTGGCATCCGTCTCGCCTGAGATCGACGCACTTGCGCACGCCGGGTGGCCGAGCGCGACCAGCGTCGAACTCGTCACCCTCGTCGTCGACGCGCCCGCGCTCGATTCGGCGCCGCGTGGCACCGGGCTGCTCGTAAGTGATCGAGTCGACCCGGCGATGGTCTCCGCGAAGGCACTGACGCACCTCACTGCGAAGTGGGCCTGGGTCGCCGAGCACCTGCCGGCCGGCCGGCACGTGCTCAGACTGTCGTACGGCCGCGCAGGCACCGAGAACGAATCGGTGGCGATGTCGGATGCCGCGCTCAAGGCTCGCGCGACCTCGGACGCGGCGGCTCTGACGAATATTCCCCTTTCGGAATCCGACGTCGTCGGATTCGCCCGTGTGCAGTGGCAGAACGCGCAGCCGCTCGCCGCGGTGGGGCAGCGCGATCGTCTCGCCTCGCTTGCCGCGGCCATCGAGAAGGTGCCGGGGCTCGAGGTTACGGGCAGCTGGGTCGCGGGTACCGGCCTCGCATCCGTCATTCCGCACGCGAGGGAAGCGGCGGCCCGCATCCGTGGGCTACGCTGGCGAAAGCTGACCGACGCGGACGGATAA
- a CDS encoding phage holin family protein yields the protein MAQGARSLPELISELPQLFMALVRAELNQLKAELAAKGKVAAIGIALFFGALLLLLLFVPVLIAAAILAFCLIVPPWAAALIVAGILLVLIAGLAIAGIMFFRRIGSATPKQTIGSVKTDVDAVKGVGDYDF from the coding sequence ATGGCACAGGGCGCACGCTCTCTTCCGGAGCTCATCAGTGAGCTTCCGCAGCTCTTCATGGCGTTGGTGCGCGCCGAGCTCAATCAGCTGAAGGCCGAGCTGGCCGCCAAGGGCAAGGTCGCAGCCATCGGCATCGCGTTGTTCTTCGGCGCGTTGCTGCTTCTTCTGCTGTTCGTGCCGGTGCTCATCGCCGCGGCGATCCTGGCGTTCTGCCTGATCGTCCCGCCATGGGCAGCGGCGCTGATCGTCGCAGGCATCCTGCTGGTGCTGATCGCCGGCCTCGCCATTGCGGGCATCATGTTCTTCCGCCGCATCGGGTCGGCGACGCCCAAGCAGACCATCGGCAGCGTCAAGACCGACGTCGATGCCGTGAAGGGGGTCGGTGACTATGACTTCTGA
- the hemQ gene encoding hydrogen peroxide-dependent heme synthase has translation MTNSAAPGATSAPSPADAADQTSVQPDGYTLWVVLRRDPARSAEASGLDAAVAEIDQVVANASERGVTVRGFYDVSGLKADADLMFWIWGPVPEDLQAVTRELRRTALLKDLLPTWNAMGVHRAAEFNKAHIPGFLRGKDAKQWITVYPFNRSYDWYLLPDEDRRRMLADHGRKGAAFKGVLANTVAAFALGDYEWLLPMEADELSDLVDMMRELRYTEARLHVREEVPFFTGRRIATAEIPEVVS, from the coding sequence ATGACGAACTCGGCCGCACCGGGGGCGACATCCGCTCCATCTCCCGCCGACGCAGCCGACCAGACCTCAGTCCAGCCCGACGGCTACACGCTGTGGGTGGTCCTGCGCCGTGATCCGGCGCGCTCGGCTGAAGCATCCGGTCTCGACGCCGCTGTCGCTGAGATCGACCAGGTGGTCGCGAACGCGAGCGAGCGCGGCGTCACGGTGCGGGGCTTCTACGACGTCTCAGGCCTCAAGGCCGACGCCGATCTCATGTTCTGGATCTGGGGCCCCGTCCCCGAAGACCTGCAGGCCGTGACGCGCGAACTGCGCCGTACCGCGCTGCTCAAAGACCTGCTCCCCACGTGGAACGCCATGGGCGTGCACCGCGCGGCCGAGTTCAACAAGGCCCACATTCCGGGATTCCTCCGCGGCAAGGACGCCAAGCAGTGGATCACGGTCTACCCCTTCAACCGCAGCTACGACTGGTACCTGCTTCCCGATGAGGATCGGCGGCGCATGCTCGCCGATCACGGCCGCAAGGGCGCGGCCTTCAAGGGAGTGCTGGCCAACACGGTCGCCGCGTTCGCGCTCGGCGACTACGAGTGGCTGCTGCCGATGGAGGCCGACGAACTGTCGGACCTCGTCGACATGATGCGTGAGCTGCGCTACACAGAGGCGCGCCTGCACGTTCGTGAAGAGGTGCCGTTCTTCACCGGCCGACGCATCGCCACGGCGGAGATCCCGGAGGTTGTTTCTTGA
- a CDS encoding ferrochelatase, producing the protein MTDHRYRYDAILLSSFGGPEGQDDVIPFLRNVTAGRGVPDERLEEVAHHYRHFGGVSPINAQNRALKAALEGELAARGIELPVYWGNRNWAPFFADTVAEAAANGDTRLLAVVTSAYTSYSGVGQYREDFEKALAVNELTQNASIDRIREFFDHPGFVTPLIEGTQAAVNRLTDAGHNAAGITILFSTHSIPTAAAKASGPEFGEHGAYEAQHLALAEVISKAVTAATGAASPWRLVYQSRSGDPRVPWLEPDINDVIGDLHEAGDTTAVVVVPFGFVSDHMEVLWDLDNEAKASAEEAGFGFERVATSGVHPAFVSGLVDLIVERLDDTPAEQRPHLTALGPWPDHATVGTYLEPATA; encoded by the coding sequence TTGACCGACCATCGCTACAGGTACGACGCGATTCTGCTGTCCAGCTTCGGCGGCCCCGAGGGCCAGGACGACGTCATCCCGTTCCTGCGCAATGTCACAGCCGGTCGCGGCGTGCCCGACGAGCGCCTCGAAGAGGTCGCACACCACTACCGCCACTTCGGCGGGGTGAGCCCCATCAACGCGCAGAACCGCGCGCTGAAGGCGGCGCTCGAGGGCGAGCTCGCGGCTCGCGGCATCGAACTGCCGGTCTACTGGGGCAACCGCAACTGGGCGCCGTTCTTCGCGGACACCGTCGCCGAGGCGGCGGCGAACGGCGACACGCGCCTGCTCGCCGTGGTCACCAGCGCCTACACGAGCTACTCGGGCGTCGGCCAGTACCGCGAGGATTTCGAGAAGGCGCTCGCGGTCAATGAGCTGACGCAGAACGCATCCATCGACCGCATCCGCGAGTTCTTCGACCACCCCGGCTTCGTCACGCCGCTGATCGAAGGCACGCAGGCTGCCGTGAACAGGCTGACGGATGCCGGGCACAACGCCGCCGGCATCACGATCCTCTTCTCCACGCACTCGATCCCGACGGCGGCCGCGAAGGCCTCTGGCCCCGAGTTCGGCGAGCACGGCGCCTACGAGGCGCAGCATCTCGCGCTCGCCGAGGTCATCTCGAAGGCCGTGACGGCGGCGACCGGCGCCGCGTCGCCATGGCGGCTCGTCTACCAGTCCCGCTCGGGCGACCCGCGCGTGCCGTGGCTCGAGCCCGACATCAACGACGTGATCGGCGACCTGCACGAAGCCGGCGACACGACGGCCGTCGTGGTCGTGCCGTTCGGCTTCGTGAGCGACCACATGGAAGTGCTGTGGGATCTCGACAACGAGGCCAAGGCGAGTGCCGAGGAAGCCGGGTTCGGCTTCGAACGCGTCGCCACCTCGGGCGTGCACCCCGCGTTCGTCTCCGGCCTCGTCGACCTGATCGTCGAGCGCCTCGACGACACCCCGGCCGAGCAGCGTCCGCATCTCACGGCCCTCGGCCCCTGGCCGGACCACGCGACGGTGGGCACCTACCTCGAGCCGGCGACCGCCTGA
- the hemC gene encoding hydroxymethylbilane synthase yields the protein MTDRIRVGTRGSALALAQSGLVARDLARSAGLETELVTVTTQGDTSRANLASLGGTGVFATELRTALLAGEVDVIVHSLKDLPTKPFDGLVIAATPKRADARDVLVARDGLSLAELPEGARIGTGSPRRIAELKALRPDLEVVADFRGNIDSRIGKVASGDVDAVILAAAGLDRLGKADAVSERFSLSAWPTAPGQGALALEVRAEQASDATAFSRALLNGVTKLDHATTRATVRAERDVLAGLEAGCAAPVATTAIVDDGMLFLTATVYALDGSRSITASHAAVLDSSSAIDLLAAASEVAGRTVAELLEAGAKDLA from the coding sequence ATGACTGACCGGATCCGCGTCGGCACGCGGGGCAGCGCGCTCGCGCTCGCGCAGAGCGGGCTGGTGGCGCGCGACCTCGCCCGTTCTGCGGGTCTCGAGACCGAGCTCGTGACGGTCACGACGCAGGGCGACACCTCGCGGGCGAACCTGGCGAGCCTCGGCGGCACCGGAGTGTTCGCGACCGAGCTGCGCACCGCACTGCTCGCCGGCGAGGTCGACGTGATCGTGCACTCCCTGAAGGATCTGCCGACGAAGCCGTTCGACGGTCTCGTGATCGCCGCGACCCCGAAACGGGCGGATGCCCGCGACGTGCTCGTCGCCCGCGACGGCCTCAGCCTCGCGGAGCTGCCGGAGGGCGCCCGTATCGGCACCGGCTCGCCGCGTCGAATCGCGGAGCTCAAGGCGCTGCGCCCCGACCTCGAGGTCGTCGCCGACTTCCGCGGCAACATCGACTCGCGCATCGGCAAGGTCGCCTCCGGCGACGTCGACGCCGTGATCCTCGCCGCCGCGGGCCTCGACCGACTGGGCAAGGCGGACGCTGTGTCGGAGCGCTTCTCATTGTCGGCCTGGCCCACCGCGCCCGGGCAGGGGGCGCTCGCCCTCGAGGTGCGTGCGGAGCAGGCATCCGACGCCACCGCCTTCAGCCGTGCGCTGCTGAACGGCGTCACCAAACTCGACCACGCGACCACTCGCGCGACCGTCCGCGCAGAGCGCGACGTGCTCGCCGGCCTGGAGGCGGGCTGCGCCGCGCCGGTCGCGACGACCGCGATCGTCGACGACGGCATGCTGTTCCTGACTGCGACGGTCTATGCGCTCGACGGGTCGCGCTCGATCACCGCGAGTCACGCGGCCGTGCTCGACTCGAGCTCGGCGATCGACCTGCTCGCCGCGGCGAGCGAGGTCGCCGGGCGCACCGTCGCCGAGCTGCTTGAAGCCGGAGCGAAGGACCTCGCATGA
- a CDS encoding uroporphyrinogen-III synthase, whose protein sequence is MTEQRPTAEKPLGGWRVLVPRGGPWGDTVAADLRAQGAQPVIAPMINFAPAADAIVVTAALERLAEGEYDWLTATSATTVDVLQSYRAVIPESTRVAAVGETTAAALVAAGYRVDLVPVANNSAKGLLVEWPEATGGASGLRVLALQSEIAKPTLTEGLEHLGHHVDAVVAYRTVGVPVDEKIIGDVRAGNVNAILVTSGSVAEQVAAQLGPIPAGTLIAAIGPQTAHDARDYGLDVHLVAAERSADSLIDAVVQASRSTRP, encoded by the coding sequence ATGACCGAGCAGCGACCGACCGCCGAGAAGCCGCTGGGCGGCTGGCGGGTGCTCGTGCCGCGCGGCGGCCCGTGGGGCGACACCGTCGCCGCCGACCTGCGCGCGCAGGGCGCACAGCCGGTGATCGCGCCGATGATCAACTTCGCGCCGGCCGCAGACGCGATCGTCGTCACCGCGGCGCTGGAGCGACTGGCCGAGGGGGAGTACGACTGGCTGACCGCCACGAGCGCCACCACGGTCGACGTGCTGCAGAGCTACCGCGCCGTGATCCCTGAATCGACGCGGGTCGCAGCCGTGGGCGAGACGACCGCCGCAGCACTGGTCGCCGCGGGGTACCGCGTAGACCTGGTACCCGTGGCGAACAACTCGGCGAAGGGGCTGCTCGTCGAGTGGCCCGAGGCGACCGGTGGGGCCTCTGGGCTGCGCGTGCTCGCGCTGCAGTCCGAGATCGCGAAGCCGACGCTGACCGAAGGGCTCGAGCACCTCGGCCATCACGTGGACGCGGTCGTCGCGTACCGCACTGTCGGCGTGCCCGTCGACGAGAAGATCATCGGCGACGTGCGCGCCGGGAACGTCAACGCGATCCTCGTGACCTCCGGGTCGGTCGCCGAGCAGGTCGCCGCCCAGCTCGGGCCGATTCCGGCCGGAACGCTGATCGCCGCGATCGGCCCGCAGACGGCGCACGACGCCCGGGACTACGGGCTCGACGTGCATCTTGTCGCGGCCGAGCGGTCGGCCGACTCGCTCATCGACGCGGTCGTGCAGGCGTCGCGGTCGACGCGGCCGTAA
- the hemB gene encoding porphobilinogen synthase, with the protein MRRLVAETRLHPAELILPMFIREGAGGPVPVGSMPGVVQHSLDSFRAALHEAAAAGIGGVNLFGVPEVHDAIGSGATDENGILNVATRIAREEVGDALVIQTDLCLDEFTDHGHCGVLAADGSVDNDATLVRYAEMALAQASAGAHLVAPSGMMDGQVAVIREALDENGFHDTGILAYSAKYASAFYGPFREAVDSQLKGDRRSYQQDPANRREGLREATLDLAEGADIVMVKPAMAYLDVLADVAAVSDVPVWAYQVSGEYAMVEAAAAHGWIDRDRAILETLTGIRRAGADAVLTYWAVEVATRLLGRSA; encoded by the coding sequence ATGCGGCGGCTGGTCGCCGAGACCCGGCTGCACCCCGCAGAGCTGATCCTGCCGATGTTCATCCGCGAGGGCGCAGGCGGGCCGGTTCCGGTCGGCAGCATGCCCGGTGTCGTGCAGCATTCGCTCGACTCGTTCAGGGCGGCGCTGCACGAGGCAGCCGCCGCCGGCATCGGCGGGGTGAACCTGTTCGGCGTGCCGGAGGTGCACGACGCCATCGGCTCCGGTGCGACCGACGAGAACGGCATCCTCAACGTCGCCACGCGCATCGCGCGCGAAGAGGTGGGCGACGCCCTCGTCATCCAGACCGACCTGTGCCTCGACGAGTTCACCGACCACGGGCACTGCGGTGTGCTCGCCGCCGACGGCAGCGTCGACAACGACGCGACGCTCGTCCGCTATGCGGAGATGGCTCTTGCGCAGGCATCCGCCGGCGCTCATCTCGTCGCCCCGAGCGGCATGATGGACGGCCAGGTCGCCGTCATCCGCGAAGCGCTCGATGAGAACGGATTCCACGACACCGGCATCCTCGCCTACTCGGCCAAGTACGCGAGCGCGTTCTACGGCCCCTTCCGCGAGGCGGTCGACAGCCAGCTGAAGGGCGACCGGCGCAGCTACCAGCAGGACCCGGCGAACCGCCGCGAAGGCCTGCGCGAGGCGACGCTCGACCTCGCCGAGGGCGCCGACATCGTGATGGTGAAGCCCGCGATGGCGTACCTCGACGTGCTCGCCGACGTCGCCGCCGTCTCGGACGTGCCGGTGTGGGCCTATCAGGTCTCCGGCGAGTACGCCATGGTCGAGGCCGCCGCCGCGCACGGCTGGATCGATCGTGACCGTGCCATTCTCGAGACCCTCACCGGCATTCGCCGCGCGGGCGCCGACGCCGTGCTCACCTACTGGGCCGTCGAAGTCGCGACCCGACTGCTGGGGCGCTCGGCATGA
- the hemL gene encoding glutamate-1-semialdehyde 2,1-aminomutase, producing MTTNEEAFDRARRVIPGGVNSPVRAYRSVGGAPRFLTSARGAYVTDVEGREYVDLVASWGPAILGHAHPEVVKAVQDAAGRGLSFGATTPAETELAELLIARLGGGTEAGGLVDEVRLVSTGTEATMTAIRLARGFTGRPLLIKFAGHYHGHSDGLLAEAGSGVATLALPASAGVPEPIAAQTLVLPYNDLDAVRTAFEAHPGDIAAVIVEAAAANMGVVAPLPGFNAGLTELAHEFGALVILDEVLTGFRVSAQGYWGLETSYTPDLVTFGKVIGGGMPLAALGGRREVMEHLAPVGPVYQAGTLSGNPLSVAAGLATLRLADGAVYDRLYHVSETLQREVSAALTAEGVAHTIQRAGNLFSVLFAEQPAVNYAQVQAQDAYRFGPFFHAMLEQGVALPPSVFEAWFVTAAHDDEAIERVVEALPMAARAAAQASVV from the coding sequence ATGACCACGAACGAAGAGGCCTTCGACCGCGCCCGCCGAGTCATCCCGGGCGGGGTCAACTCGCCGGTGCGCGCGTATCGCTCGGTCGGCGGCGCACCGCGCTTCCTGACGTCGGCGCGCGGCGCGTACGTCACCGACGTCGAGGGCCGCGAGTACGTCGACCTGGTCGCGTCGTGGGGGCCTGCGATCCTCGGGCATGCGCACCCGGAGGTCGTGAAGGCTGTGCAGGATGCCGCGGGCCGCGGTCTCTCGTTCGGCGCAACCACCCCGGCCGAGACCGAGCTGGCCGAGCTCCTGATCGCGCGGCTCGGCGGCGGCACAGAGGCCGGCGGCCTGGTCGACGAGGTGCGCCTCGTCTCGACCGGCACCGAGGCGACCATGACGGCGATCCGCCTCGCACGTGGGTTCACGGGGCGGCCGCTGCTGATCAAGTTCGCCGGGCACTACCACGGCCACTCGGACGGGCTGCTGGCCGAAGCCGGCTCCGGCGTCGCGACGCTCGCCCTCCCGGCATCCGCCGGTGTGCCCGAGCCGATCGCCGCACAGACGCTCGTGCTGCCGTACAACGACCTCGACGCCGTGCGCACCGCCTTCGAGGCGCACCCCGGCGACATCGCTGCCGTGATCGTCGAGGCCGCAGCCGCGAACATGGGCGTCGTCGCGCCGCTGCCGGGCTTCAACGCAGGGCTCACCGAGCTCGCCCACGAGTTCGGGGCGCTCGTCATCCTCGACGAGGTGCTGACGGGGTTCCGGGTCAGCGCGCAGGGATATTGGGGCCTGGAAACCAGCTACACCCCCGACCTCGTGACCTTCGGGAAGGTCATCGGCGGCGGCATGCCGCTCGCCGCGCTCGGCGGTCGCCGCGAGGTGATGGAGCATCTCGCCCCCGTCGGGCCGGTCTACCAGGCGGGCACGCTGTCAGGGAATCCGCTCTCGGTCGCCGCGGGCCTCGCGACGCTGAGGCTTGCCGACGGCGCGGTCTACGACCGGCTGTACCACGTGAGCGAGACGCTGCAGCGTGAGGTCTCCGCTGCGCTGACCGCCGAGGGCGTCGCACACACGATCCAGCGTGCGGGCAACCTGTTCTCGGTGCTGTTCGCCGAGCAGCCCGCCGTGAACTACGCGCAGGTGCAGGCGCAGGACGCCTACCGCTTCGGTCCCTTCTTCCACGCCATGCTCGAGCAGGGCGTCGCCCTGCCGCCGAGCGTCTTCGAGGCGTGGTTCGTGACGGCCGCCCACGACGACGAGGCCATCGAGCGCGTCGTCGAGGCGCTGCCGATGGCGGCGCGAGCGGCCGCGCAGGCATCCGTGGTCTGA
- a CDS encoding DUF1304 domain-containing protein produces the protein MVVLVIACIVVVLAALLHLYIFWMESFGWRRPAVWKRFNVADQAQADANRDLAYNQGFYNLFLAIGAIIGVVLLASGLHSTGLRSAGLALVFLSTGSMLAASLVLLTLGRQFAAAALTQGLAPLIGLGLTVIAAAA, from the coding sequence ATGGTCGTTCTCGTCATCGCCTGCATCGTCGTCGTGCTCGCCGCGCTGCTGCACCTCTACATCTTCTGGATGGAGAGCTTCGGCTGGCGCCGCCCCGCCGTCTGGAAGCGGTTCAACGTCGCAGACCAGGCGCAGGCGGATGCCAACCGCGATCTCGCCTACAACCAGGGCTTCTACAACCTGTTCCTCGCGATCGGCGCGATCATCGGCGTGGTGCTGCTCGCGAGCGGGCTGCACTCGACCGGGCTCCGTTCAGCGGGTCTGGCGCTGGTGTTCCTCAGCACGGGCAGCATGCTCGCGGCATCCCTCGTGCTGCTGACCCTGGGCCGCCAGTTCGCGGCCGCCGCACTCACGCAGGGCCTCGCGCCGCTGATCGGGCTCGGGCTGACGGTCATCGCGGCTGCCGCATAG